In one window of Agromyces badenianii DNA:
- a CDS encoding LysR family substrate-binding domain-containing protein translates to MTLRLRYVSGVSPSKWLRVWGERRPDLPLEAIVVDEAEQLAGILAGEADVAFVRLPVDTEGLHAVALWEELAVVVLPKDHPLAEAESLTLADLEGETTAPVQPEAAMTIELVAAGTGHAIVPHSVARLHRRKDVVAIPVTDAAQTQISLVWRQDRDDADIQEFVAVVRGRGAKSSRGSADDPPPMKPAKAAKLAAAERRAAAAKSGEGKGKGGTSKSGARGGRPAPRTGAGAKQRSRRRGR, encoded by the coding sequence GTGACACTGCGACTCCGTTACGTCTCCGGGGTGAGCCCGTCGAAGTGGCTGAGGGTCTGGGGCGAGCGACGACCCGACCTCCCGCTCGAGGCCATCGTCGTCGACGAGGCCGAGCAGCTCGCCGGAATCCTCGCGGGCGAGGCCGATGTCGCCTTCGTGCGCCTCCCGGTGGACACCGAGGGCCTGCACGCGGTCGCGCTCTGGGAGGAGCTCGCGGTCGTCGTGCTCCCGAAAGACCACCCGCTCGCCGAGGCCGAATCGCTCACGCTCGCCGACCTCGAGGGCGAGACGACCGCACCGGTGCAGCCCGAGGCCGCGATGACGATCGAGCTCGTCGCCGCCGGCACCGGCCATGCGATCGTGCCGCACTCGGTCGCGAGGCTGCACCGCCGCAAAGACGTGGTTGCGATTCCGGTGACCGATGCGGCGCAGACGCAGATCTCGCTCGTCTGGCGGCAGGATCGCGACGACGCCGACATCCAGGAGTTCGTCGCCGTCGTGCGCGGCCGCGGCGCGAAGAGCTCCCGCGGTTCGGCCGACGACCCGCCCCCCATGAAGCCCGCGAAGGCCGCGAAGCTCGCCGCCGCGGAGCGCCGGGCCGCGGCGGCCAAGTCGGGCGAGGGCAAAGGCAAGGGCGGCACGTCGAAGTCGGGCGCCAGGGGCGGTCGACCCGCCCCGCGCACGGGCGCGGGTGCCAAGCAGCGCAGCCGCCGGAGGGGCCGATGA
- a CDS encoding glutamine amidotransferase, producing the protein MSSTPFLFLSARPEVEAVGPEYESVRRAMGVDAGRLDHVRLDVDPLGDVALSDYAGIVVGGSPFNVTTPETGKHEVQRRVEADLTRLAEQALEADFPLLLTCYGIGVLTLLLGGEVGRAHGEQAQAVEIRLTGDGIADPLVGALPERFDALVGHKEATERLPRDARLLASSAGCPVQIYRVGTSVYATQFHPEVSTGDFIARAQVYRHHGYFPASELREVGERLAAASVTEPQRMLRRFAELADERIDE; encoded by the coding sequence ATGAGTTCGACGCCCTTCCTCTTCCTCTCGGCACGCCCCGAGGTCGAGGCCGTCGGCCCCGAGTACGAGTCGGTGCGCCGTGCGATGGGCGTCGACGCCGGCCGGCTCGACCACGTGCGGCTCGACGTCGACCCGCTCGGCGACGTCGCGCTCAGCGACTACGCCGGCATCGTCGTCGGCGGCAGCCCCTTCAACGTGACCACCCCCGAAACCGGCAAGCACGAGGTGCAGCGCCGCGTCGAAGCCGACCTCACGCGGCTCGCCGAGCAGGCGCTCGAGGCCGACTTCCCCTTGCTGCTCACCTGCTACGGAATCGGCGTGCTGACCCTGCTGCTCGGCGGCGAGGTCGGCCGGGCGCACGGCGAACAGGCCCAGGCCGTCGAGATCAGGCTCACCGGCGACGGCATCGCCGACCCGCTGGTCGGCGCTCTGCCCGAGCGGTTCGACGCACTCGTCGGCCACAAGGAGGCCACCGAACGTCTCCCCCGCGATGCGCGGCTGCTCGCCTCGTCAGCAGGATGCCCCGTGCAGATCTACCGGGTCGGCACGAGCGTCTACGCGACGCAGTTCCATCCCGAGGTCTCGACGGGCGACTTCATCGCCCGCGCGCAGGTGTACCGGCACCACGGCTACTTCCCGGCGAGCGAACTGCGCGAGGTCGGCGAACGACTGGCCGCGGCATCCGTCACCGAACCGCAGCGGATGCTCCGCCGCTTCGCCGAACTCGCCGACGAGCGCATCGACGAGTGA
- a CDS encoding GlsB/YeaQ/YmgE family stress response membrane protein, with protein sequence MSFLAFLILGLIAGAIAKLILPGKQAGGWFVTLLLGVVGALLGGWIGSALFGIGLDQFWDLGTWLLAIAGSIIVLLIWGLITRGRSNSSAA encoded by the coding sequence ATGAGTTTCCTCGCGTTTCTGATTCTCGGCCTCATCGCCGGAGCGATCGCAAAGCTGATCCTGCCCGGCAAGCAAGCCGGGGGCTGGTTCGTCACGCTGCTCCTCGGCGTCGTCGGGGCGCTGCTCGGCGGTTGGATCGGCAGTGCCCTCTTCGGCATCGGCCTCGACCAGTTCTGGGATCTCGGCACGTGGCTCCTCGCCATCGCCGGGTCGATCATCGTGCTGCTGATCTGGGGGCTCATCACCCGCGGTCGCAGCAACAGCTCGGCCGCCTAG
- a CDS encoding YidC/Oxa1 family membrane protein insertase: MDLYAFPPIAGLLDGAHAVLMALAALLEPLIGVASAAAAVVLVTLLVRAALIPVGISQAKAEQTRSRLAPKLAALQQKHKNNPERLQRETMALYGEEGTTPFAGCLPMLVQAPIVGVIYALFILPTIAGHPNALLEQTFFGVPLGSSLAGQIAAGALTPAGLLVFGVVIAGIALVGEITRRVFQPSPPAGGTATAGRADAAALTGAGGASAALTAPGVIRALGVLQFLTAVIAIFVPLAAALYLFVTVAWTLVQRVLLRRRYPLAAVRTA, encoded by the coding sequence ATGGACCTCTACGCCTTCCCGCCCATCGCGGGCCTGCTCGACGGCGCGCACGCCGTGCTCATGGCGCTCGCCGCCCTCCTCGAACCCCTCATCGGCGTCGCGAGCGCTGCGGCCGCCGTCGTGCTCGTCACCCTGCTCGTTCGCGCCGCGCTCATTCCGGTCGGCATCTCGCAGGCCAAGGCCGAGCAGACGCGTTCCCGACTCGCTCCGAAGCTCGCCGCGCTGCAGCAGAAGCACAAGAACAACCCCGAACGCCTGCAGCGCGAGACGATGGCCCTGTACGGCGAGGAGGGCACCACGCCGTTCGCCGGCTGCCTGCCGATGCTCGTGCAGGCGCCCATCGTCGGTGTGATCTACGCGCTCTTCATCCTGCCGACCATCGCGGGCCATCCGAACGCGCTGCTCGAGCAGACGTTCTTCGGCGTGCCGCTCGGCTCGAGCCTCGCCGGTCAGATCGCCGCGGGCGCCCTGACGCCGGCCGGCCTGCTCGTGTTCGGCGTCGTGATCGCGGGCATCGCGCTCGTCGGCGAGATCACGCGGCGTGTCTTCCAGCCGAGCCCCCCGGCCGGCGGCACGGCCACCGCGGGCCGGGCGGATGCCGCTGCGCTCACCGGTGCCGGCGGGGCATCCGCCGCGCTGACCGCGCCGGGGGTGATCCGTGCCCTCGGAGTGCTGCAGTTCCTCACAGCCGTGATCGCGATCTTCGTGCCCCTCGCTGCGGCCCTCTATCTCTTCGTCACCGTGGCGTGGACCCTCGTGCAGCGCGTGCTGCTGCGGCGGCGATACCCGCTCGCCGCGGTGAGAACCGCCTGA
- a CDS encoding DUF6412 domain-containing protein — MLELLVALFRVAQASLEIALASNGQMSVVLVGVVGAAALAVVVVACQAVPAIVAADASGAATRFRQTADPWRLLAQSDPDAPGRARPRAPACGLPAA; from the coding sequence GTGCTCGAACTCCTCGTCGCCCTCTTCCGCGTCGCACAGGCCTCGCTCGAGATCGCCCTCGCCTCGAACGGGCAGATGTCGGTCGTGCTCGTCGGGGTCGTCGGAGCCGCCGCCCTCGCGGTCGTCGTCGTGGCCTGCCAGGCGGTGCCGGCGATCGTCGCGGCCGATGCGAGCGGTGCTGCCACGCGGTTCCGGCAGACCGCCGATCCATGGCGGCTCCTCGCGCAGAGCGACCCCGACGCCCCGGGGCGCGCCCGCCCCAGGGCGCCGGCGTGCGGCCTCCCGGCCGCGTAG